From Anaerolineae bacterium, the proteins below share one genomic window:
- a CDS encoding ABC transporter ATP-binding protein — translation MASVTYDHVTKRFGEVVALNDLTLQINDKEFLVLVGPSGCGKTTALRCLAGLEEVTEGRILIDGQVVNDVPPKDRDIAMVFQSYALYPHMTVFDNMAFGLKLRKVPKDEIKRRVYEAAEILDIVHLLDRKPRQLSGGQRQRVAVGRAIVRNPKVFLFDEPLSNLDAKLRVQTRAELSKLHKRLQTTFIYVTHDQVEAMTMADRIAVMHQGVLQQVDTPQNLYDHPANMFVAGFIGSPAMNFFRGTLRQSEGHFYVDTGAFSVQVPDERKEAYQSYLNRSVILGVRPEHIHDPKYAPPGILGQPVEGRVEVTELMGNEIFVYLHAGDYSFIARVDPRSTYRMGEKGQVVFDMSQMHLFDPETEKAIPFQRVAQPA, via the coding sequence ATGGCCAGCGTGACCTATGACCATGTGACCAAACGCTTTGGGGAAGTCGTGGCCCTCAATGATCTCACCCTCCAGATCAACGACAAAGAGTTTCTGGTTCTGGTCGGCCCCTCGGGATGCGGGAAGACCACGGCTCTACGCTGCCTGGCCGGGCTGGAGGAAGTCACCGAAGGGCGCATCTTGATCGACGGCCAGGTGGTCAACGATGTGCCGCCCAAAGACCGCGACATCGCCATGGTCTTCCAGTCCTACGCCCTCTACCCCCACATGACCGTGTTCGACAACATGGCTTTCGGCCTCAAACTGCGCAAGGTGCCCAAAGATGAAATCAAGCGCCGCGTGTACGAGGCCGCGGAAATCCTGGACATCGTCCACCTGCTGGACCGCAAGCCGCGTCAACTCTCCGGTGGCCAACGCCAGCGGGTCGCCGTGGGACGGGCCATTGTGCGCAACCCCAAGGTGTTCCTCTTTGACGAACCCCTCTCCAACCTGGACGCCAAACTGCGCGTACAAACCCGGGCGGAACTCTCCAAACTCCACAAGCGCCTCCAAACCACCTTCATCTATGTGACCCACGACCAGGTCGAGGCTATGACCATGGCCGACCGCATCGCCGTGATGCACCAGGGCGTGTTACAACAGGTGGACACGCCGCAGAACCTCTACGATCATCCGGCCAACATGTTCGTGGCGGGCTTCATTGGGTCGCCGGCGATGAACTTCTTCCGCGGCACGTTGCGGCAAAGCGAAGGGCATTTCTATGTGGACACAGGCGCCTTCTCCGTCCAGGTGCCTGACGAGCGCAAGGAAGCCTACCAGAGTTATCTCAACCGCTCCGTGATCCTGGGGGTACGGCCAGAGCACATCCACGACCCCAAATACGCCCCGCCGGGCATCTTGGGGCAGCCTGTCGAGGGCAGGGTGGAAGTCACCGAATTGATGGGCAACGAAATTTTCGTTTACCTGCACGCCGGAGATTACTCCTTCATCGCCCGTGTGGATCCCCGCTCCACCTACCGCATGGGCGAAAAAGGCCAGGTGGTTTTCGACATGAGTCAGATGCATCTCTTCGATCCGGAGACAGAAAAAGCCATCCCTTTCCAACGAGTCGCCCAACCGGCGTAA
- a CDS encoding 2,3-bisphosphoglycerate-independent phosphoglycerate mutase codes for MPAKYLKPLLQPNGSKIVLLVLDGLGGLPLRPGGVTELEYAHTPHLDRLAVEGTLGQTIPIAPGIIPGSGPAHLALFGYDPLHHPVGRGVLSALGVGLDVRPGDVAARGNFCTLDADGNIVDRRAGRIPSEEAAPLMERLAQITLPGVEVTVKQVKEYRFVIRLRGDGLSPALADTDPQRTGVPPLPVRPTEDTPEAKRTADLLNQWLARAREVLADHPRANGVTLRGFATNPQLPDFGAAYGLKPACVAVYPMYRGVAKLVGMEVITDLEGDTPADEFRTVARYWDDYDFFFVHIKKTDSKGEDGDFKGKAHVIEQVDQALPLLLDLKPDVLIVTGDHSTPAKWRSHSWHPVPTLLWAPLTARPDAQTEYGETACAQGGLGTFLAKEIMPLALAHAGRLTKFGA; via the coding sequence ATGCCTGCGAAATATCTGAAACCCCTGTTACAACCCAACGGCAGCAAAATCGTCCTGCTGGTCCTGGACGGGCTGGGGGGGCTCCCCTTGCGTCCCGGCGGCGTCACCGAACTGGAATACGCCCACACCCCCCATCTGGACCGTTTGGCCGTCGAGGGGACTTTGGGGCAAACCATCCCGATTGCGCCGGGCATTATCCCCGGTTCGGGGCCGGCCCACCTGGCCCTCTTTGGCTACGATCCGCTCCACCACCCCGTGGGCCGCGGCGTGCTCTCGGCGTTGGGTGTGGGCCTTGATGTCCGGCCCGGCGATGTGGCCGCCCGCGGCAACTTCTGCACCCTGGATGCTGACGGGAACATCGTGGACCGCCGCGCCGGGCGCATCCCCAGCGAAGAGGCCGCCCCCTTAATGGAACGCCTGGCCCAAATCACCCTCCCCGGGGTCGAGGTCACCGTCAAACAAGTCAAGGAGTACCGCTTCGTCATCCGTCTGCGGGGCGACGGCCTCTCCCCCGCCCTGGCCGACACCGACCCCCAACGCACGGGCGTGCCCCCTCTACCCGTCCGTCCCACCGAGGACACCCCAGAAGCGAAACGCACCGCCGACCTGCTCAACCAGTGGCTTGCCAGGGCTCGCGAAGTCCTGGCCGACCACCCCAGGGCCAACGGCGTCACCCTGCGCGGCTTCGCCACCAACCCTCAACTGCCCGATTTCGGAGCCGCTTATGGCCTCAAGCCGGCCTGCGTGGCCGTGTATCCCATGTATCGCGGCGTGGCCAAACTGGTCGGCATGGAGGTCATCACCGACCTGGAAGGCGATACCCCGGCCGATGAATTCCGCACCGTGGCCCGCTACTGGGACGATTACGACTTCTTCTTCGTGCACATCAAGAAGACCGACTCGAAGGGCGAGGACGGCGACTTCAAGGGCAAGGCCCATGTCATCGAGCAGGTGGATCAGGCGCTCCCCCTGCTGCTCGACCTCAAACCTGATGTGCTCATCGTGACCGGCGACCACTCCACCCCGGCCAAGTGGCGCAGCCACTCCTGGCATCCGGTGCCCACCCTGCTCTGGGCGCCCCTCACCGCCCGGCCGGACGCCCAAACCGAATACGGCGAGACGGCCTGCGCCCAGGGCGGCCTGGGCACCTTCCTGGCCAAGGAGATCATGCCCTTAGCCCTGGCCCATGCCGGGAGGCTGACCAAGTTCGGGGCGTAA
- a CDS encoding MFS transporter, protein MLADLVTPERRPEAYALLRMANNLGVAVGPAIGGFLAAASYRLAFYAAAGGFVIYALLLLFAARETLPGQGRLAWDAVRRAALEYLQVAADHALRGILLAYLLAVMAAALMWIFLSLYLKTRFGIPESRFGWLATTNATLVVLFQFAVTRRVERFSSLRVMAAGATLYGLGIGSMALGRTFGHFWLSMVMVTLGEMLLVPTASAYVANLAPPDRRGRYMAALGLVWNLASGLVTPVGGWLSDRVHPASPWMAALVLGLAAAAVFLWQDRRTWKVTLPVSLSD, encoded by the coding sequence ATGCTGGCCGATCTGGTCACCCCCGAGCGCCGCCCCGAAGCCTACGCTCTGTTGCGCATGGCCAACAACCTGGGCGTGGCTGTGGGCCCGGCGATAGGGGGCTTTCTGGCGGCGGCGTCGTATCGCCTGGCGTTCTACGCAGCGGCCGGGGGCTTCGTCATCTACGCCTTGCTGCTCCTGTTCGCCGCCCGCGAAACCCTGCCCGGGCAGGGGCGCCTGGCCTGGGACGCCGTGCGCCGCGCGGCGCTGGAGTATCTTCAGGTGGCCGCCGACCACGCCTTGCGGGGGATACTCCTGGCCTACCTGTTGGCGGTGATGGCCGCCGCGTTGATGTGGATTTTCCTCAGCCTGTATCTCAAGACCCGCTTCGGCATCCCCGAAAGCCGGTTTGGCTGGCTGGCCACCACCAACGCAACCTTGGTGGTGCTGTTTCAATTTGCCGTCACCCGGCGAGTGGAGCGGTTTTCCAGTTTGCGGGTGATGGCCGCCGGGGCCACTCTGTACGGCCTGGGCATCGGGAGCATGGCCCTGGGGCGCACCTTTGGGCACTTTTGGCTGAGCATGGTGATGGTCACTTTGGGGGAAATGCTGCTGGTGCCCACGGCGTCGGCCTATGTGGCCAACCTGGCGCCGCCCGACCGTCGGGGGCGCTACATGGCGGCCCTGGGTCTGGTGTGGAACCTGGCTTCGGGGCTGGTCACGCCCGTGGGCGGCTGGCTGAGCGACCGCGTTCACCCCGCCTCGCCTTGGATGGCGGCGCTGGTGTTGGGGTTGGCTGCGGCAGCGGTGTTCTTGTGGCAGGATCGCCGGACCTGGAAAGTGACCTTACCGGTTTCGCTCTCCGATTGA
- a CDS encoding MFS transporter, with translation MRNYPPQFWLMFVGMLLATLGASMLWPYLLIYASERLNAPLAQVGSLFTINAVMGLLAALLAGPVVDTWGRKGVLVISLLGAGACIWRWGGPPPGGPLRSSWRCGGCSRLSIAWAATPCWPIWSPPSAAPKPTLCCAWPTTWAWLWARR, from the coding sequence ATGCGCAACTACCCGCCTCAATTCTGGCTCATGTTCGTCGGGATGCTGCTGGCCACCTTAGGGGCCAGCATGCTCTGGCCATATTTGCTGATTTACGCCTCTGAGCGCCTGAACGCTCCGTTGGCCCAGGTGGGCAGCCTGTTTACCATCAACGCGGTCATGGGGCTGCTGGCCGCTTTGCTAGCCGGGCCGGTAGTGGATACCTGGGGGCGCAAGGGGGTGTTGGTCATCAGCCTGCTGGGGGCAGGGGCGTGTATCTGGCGCTGGGGTGGGCCGCCTCCTGGTGGGCCTTTGCGCTCCTCATGGCGCTGTGGGGGTTGTTCTCGCCTCTCTATCGCGTGGGCGGCGACGCCATGCTGGCCGATCTGGTCACCCCCGAGCGCCGCCCCGAAGCCTACGCTCTGTTGCGCATGGCCAACAACCTGGGCGTGGCTGTGGGCCCGGCGATAG
- the alaS gene encoding alanine--tRNA ligase — translation MAKGKLTGDQIRATFLKFFESKGHTIVPSSSLVPGGDQTLLFTNAGMVQFKDVFLGLDKRPYTRATTVQRCMRVSGKHNDLENVGPSPRHHTFFEMLGNFSFGDYFKREAITWAYELLTEVYSLDPERLYFTVHHSDDEAFQIWVDEVGVPPERVARMGDKTNFWQMADVGPCGPTSEIHYDFFPERGQPQGEDLVRHLDDNPEDRFLEIWNLVFMQFNQAPDGTRTPLPATGVDTGMGLERITMILQGVDNSYDTDLFTPIMDRIQQLAGHTAAQRAEHLVAYRVVADHTRAATFLIGDGVVPGNEGRNYVCRMIIRRAARFGAKIGFTRPFIAQVAATVIERFGQVYPVVVERREVILNTITREEERFARTVESGLAHLEGLLRDLKAQGQRVLDGESAFRLYATYGLPMEITRDVAREQGLEVDDAGFHRAMEEHRLASGKGKAFGPLMEEDVHLYRNLLAELQAHGKLPTKGVKHDPYGGLETEGEVLALVKDRRPVEKAAPGDTVAVVLPETAFYVESGGQVSDTGTIVSVAEPRWEVRVTDTRRPVAGLIVHIGEVVRGEPRVGDRAIAAVDAARRKDIMRNHTATHLLHAALRSILGEHATQAGSLVAPDRLRFDFNHPEPLTREQLRRIEQWVNDAIAADYPVTATYKKREEAFAEGAVALFGEKYGEVVRTITIGGEEPISRELCGGTHLSRTADIGAFFIVSESSAAANVRRIEAVTGRGAYAFARHRLDLLDEAAERLKAPVEQVPSRVEALQEELAAARKEAASLRDRLAAGAFEAHLSNPPQVKGVPVLTALLPQADADTLRRMADRFRQKHPTGVAVLASAKGGRPLIVTAVSADLVKRGLRADELARFVARFVGGGGGGKPTLAQAGGKDPARLDEALAAIPDWVAERL, via the coding sequence ATGGCCAAAGGCAAACTCACTGGCGACCAAATCCGCGCGACCTTCCTCAAGTTCTTCGAATCCAAGGGGCATACCATCGTGCCCTCCTCTTCCTTGGTGCCCGGCGGCGACCAGACGCTGCTCTTCACCAACGCCGGGATGGTTCAGTTCAAGGATGTGTTCCTTGGCCTGGACAAGCGCCCCTACACCCGCGCCACCACGGTGCAGCGTTGTATGCGCGTCTCGGGCAAGCATAACGACCTGGAAAATGTCGGCCCCAGCCCCCGCCATCACACCTTTTTCGAGATGCTGGGCAACTTCTCCTTCGGCGACTATTTCAAGCGCGAGGCCATCACCTGGGCCTACGAACTGCTCACCGAAGTGTACAGCCTCGACCCCGAGCGCCTGTATTTCACCGTCCACCACTCCGACGACGAAGCCTTCCAGATCTGGGTGGATGAGGTGGGCGTGCCCCCGGAACGGGTGGCCCGTATGGGCGACAAGACCAACTTCTGGCAGATGGCCGATGTCGGCCCCTGCGGCCCCACCTCGGAAATCCACTACGACTTTTTCCCCGAACGCGGCCAGCCCCAGGGGGAGGACCTTGTTCGCCATCTGGACGACAACCCTGAAGACCGGTTTTTGGAAATCTGGAACCTGGTCTTCATGCAGTTCAACCAGGCCCCGGACGGCACCCGTACCCCCCTCCCCGCCACGGGCGTGGATACCGGCATGGGCCTCGAACGGATCACCATGATCCTGCAGGGGGTGGACAATTCCTATGACACCGACCTGTTCACCCCCATCATGGACCGCATCCAGCAACTGGCCGGCCACACCGCCGCCCAGCGGGCCGAGCACCTGGTGGCCTACCGCGTGGTGGCCGACCACACCCGCGCGGCCACCTTCCTCATCGGCGACGGCGTGGTGCCGGGCAACGAGGGCCGCAACTATGTCTGCCGCATGATCATCCGCCGCGCGGCCCGCTTCGGGGCCAAAATCGGCTTCACCCGGCCCTTCATAGCCCAGGTGGCCGCGACGGTCATCGAGCGGTTTGGTCAGGTCTATCCGGTGGTGGTCGAGCGACGCGAGGTCATCCTCAACACCATCACCCGCGAAGAGGAACGCTTCGCCCGCACCGTGGAAAGCGGTTTGGCCCATCTCGAGGGCCTGTTGCGCGACCTCAAAGCGCAAGGCCAGCGCGTCCTCGACGGCGAGAGCGCCTTCCGCCTCTACGCCACCTATGGCCTGCCCATGGAAATCACCCGCGATGTGGCCCGGGAGCAGGGCCTGGAGGTGGACGATGCCGGTTTCCACCGCGCCATGGAGGAACACCGCCTGGCTTCGGGCAAGGGCAAGGCTTTTGGCCCGCTGATGGAAGAGGATGTGCACCTTTACCGGAACTTGTTGGCCGAACTCCAGGCTCATGGGAAACTGCCAACCAAAGGGGTGAAACACGACCCCTACGGCGGGCTGGAAACCGAGGGCGAGGTGCTGGCCCTGGTGAAGGACCGCCGCCCGGTGGAAAAAGCCGCGCCCGGCGACACGGTGGCCGTGGTGCTGCCCGAGACCGCCTTTTATGTGGAGTCCGGCGGTCAGGTGTCCGACACCGGCACCATTGTCTCGGTGGCCGAGCCGCGCTGGGAGGTCCGGGTCACCGACACCCGTCGCCCGGTGGCCGGGCTTATCGTCCACATCGGCGAGGTGGTCCGGGGTGAGCCCAGGGTGGGCGACCGGGCCATCGCTGCCGTGGACGCCGCCCGGCGCAAGGACATCATGCGCAACCACACGGCCACCCACCTGCTGCACGCCGCCTTGCGCAGCATCCTGGGCGAGCACGCCACCCAGGCGGGCTCCTTAGTGGCCCCTGACCGCCTGCGCTTCGACTTCAACCATCCCGAGCCGCTGACCCGCGAGCAGTTGCGTCGCATCGAGCAGTGGGTCAACGACGCCATCGCCGCCGACTACCCAGTGACGGCCACCTACAAGAAGCGGGAAGAAGCCTTTGCCGAGGGGGCCGTGGCTCTCTTCGGCGAGAAGTACGGCGAGGTGGTGCGCACCATCACCATCGGCGGCGAGGAGCCCATCTCCCGCGAACTGTGCGGCGGCACGCACCTCAGCCGCACCGCCGACATCGGCGCTTTCTTCATCGTCAGCGAGAGCAGCGCCGCGGCCAATGTGCGCCGCATCGAGGCCGTGACCGGGCGCGGGGCCTACGCCTTCGCCCGCCACCGCCTGGACCTGCTGGACGAGGCCGCCGAGCGCCTGAAAGCGCCGGTGGAACAGGTGCCCTCCAGGGTGGAGGCGCTGCAAGAGGAATTGGCCGCGGCCCGCAAAGAGGCCGCCTCCCTGCGGGATCGGCTGGCGGCCGGAGCCTTCGAGGCGCATCTGAGCAACCCGCCCCAGGTAAAGGGCGTGCCCGTGCTCACCGCCTTGCTGCCCCAGGCCGACGCCGACACCCTGCGTCGCATGGCCGACCGCTTCCGCCAGAAGCATCCCACCGGCGTGGCCGTGCTGGCCTCGGCCAAAGGCGGCCGACCGCTCATCGTGACGGCGGTCAGCGCCGATCTGGTGAAGCGCGGCCTGCGGGCCGACGAACTGGCGCGCTTTGTGGCCCGGTTCGTCGGTGGCGGGGGCGGCGGCAAGCCTACCCTGGCCCAGGCTGGGGGCAAAGACCCCGCCCGCCTGGACGAAGCCCTGGCGGCGATCCCCGACTGGGTGGCCGAGCGACTGTAG
- the tig gene encoding trigger factor — protein sequence MKVTTEIREDHQAHLTLTFEASEFERAKRRAARTLSRKVKIPGFRPGKAPYEVVVRYLGEAEVIEEAVDALLQEYYLKALDEVSLTPYAPGELEEVILEGTPVIKVRVPLAPEVELGNFEDLRLPYEPEPVTEEEVDQALESLREMHAVIEPVDRPVKIGDLVYITIRGQGQRPPKEGEEEPEEITLPARQLPLVVHSEPQENEWPYPGFSQELVGLSKGDEKEVTYTYPEDHEQDEALQGATMIFTFAVDEVKSRILPELNDAFAQTVNSEYETIEDLRKAVRESLENEKKSRYDEEYAAKAIKALLEEATVKYPPKMVEDELDFLLNDLRGQLARQGMSLEMYLKMREMDEAALRDEMREEAEQRVRERLVAEKLGELWQVEPSEEEVMTMAQQRWLEIAMGMEEKQARQLAKDNDFVRRLISSVAYDITLGRTVERLMALAKGELENEEANAEETESTPEGEDAPQETASSPEGPESGKAPQGQDEPPASDASESKD from the coding sequence TTGAAAGTCACAACGGAAATTCGCGAAGACCATCAGGCGCATTTGACGCTGACCTTTGAGGCCAGCGAATTCGAGCGCGCCAAGCGCCGCGCGGCGCGAACCCTTAGCCGCAAAGTCAAGATTCCCGGCTTCCGCCCTGGCAAGGCGCCCTACGAGGTGGTGGTGCGCTATCTCGGCGAGGCCGAGGTCATTGAGGAAGCCGTGGACGCGTTGCTTCAGGAATACTACCTCAAGGCCCTGGACGAAGTCAGCCTCACCCCTTACGCCCCCGGTGAACTGGAAGAGGTGATCTTGGAAGGGACCCCCGTGATCAAGGTGCGGGTGCCCCTGGCGCCCGAGGTGGAGTTGGGCAATTTCGAGGACTTGCGCCTGCCCTACGAGCCCGAGCCGGTCACCGAGGAAGAAGTGGACCAGGCACTGGAAAGCCTACGCGAGATGCACGCGGTTATCGAGCCGGTGGACCGCCCAGTGAAGATAGGCGACTTGGTGTACATCACCATCCGTGGACAGGGTCAGCGCCCTCCCAAGGAAGGCGAGGAAGAACCCGAGGAGATTACCCTTCCCGCGCGGCAGTTGCCCCTGGTGGTTCACAGCGAACCCCAGGAGAACGAATGGCCCTATCCCGGCTTCTCCCAGGAACTGGTCGGGCTGAGCAAGGGCGACGAAAAAGAGGTCACCTACACCTACCCCGAAGACCACGAGCAAGACGAGGCATTGCAGGGTGCCACGATGATCTTTACCTTCGCCGTGGACGAGGTCAAGTCCCGCATCCTCCCCGAACTGAACGACGCGTTCGCACAGACGGTGAACAGCGAATACGAAACCATAGAAGACCTGCGCAAGGCCGTGCGAGAGTCCTTAGAGAATGAAAAGAAATCCCGCTACGATGAGGAATACGCCGCCAAAGCCATCAAAGCCCTGCTGGAAGAGGCCACGGTGAAGTATCCGCCCAAGATGGTGGAGGACGAACTGGACTTTCTGCTCAACGACCTGCGTGGTCAATTGGCCCGCCAGGGGATGAGCCTGGAAATGTACCTCAAGATGCGGGAGATGGACGAGGCGGCCTTGCGTGACGAGATGCGAGAAGAGGCCGAGCAGCGCGTGCGCGAGCGCCTGGTGGCCGAAAAACTGGGCGAACTCTGGCAAGTCGAGCCTTCCGAGGAAGAAGTCATGACCATGGCCCAGCAGCGCTGGCTGGAGATCGCCATGGGCATGGAGGAGAAACAGGCCCGCCAACTGGCCAAAGACAACGACTTCGTCCGCCGGTTAATCAGCAGCGTGGCGTATGACATCACCCTGGGACGGACGGTGGAGCGCCTGATGGCCCTGGCAAAAGGCGAGTTGGAAAACGAGGAGGCCAACGCCGAGGAAACCGAGTCCACCCCCGAAGGGGAAGACGCACCCCAAGAAACGGCCTCTTCCCCCGAGGGCCCGGAGTCCGGGAAAGCACCCCAGGGCCAAGACGAGCCCCCGGCTTCCGATGCCAGCGAATCCAAAGATTGA
- a CDS encoding ATP-dependent Clp protease proteolytic subunit, protein MFNPQAVIPMVIEQTGRGERAYDIYSLLLKERIVFLGTPINDQVANLIVAQLLFLNREDPEAPIQMYINSPGGQIYAGLAIYDTMQMITNPISTVAVGVTASFGTVLLAAGTKGQRYALPNATIHMHQPLGGAQGQATDIEIQAKEILRLKERLNEILSHHTEQPLDVIERDTERDFYMSAEEATKYGLVDKVLEPPKKSQ, encoded by the coding sequence ATGTTCAACCCCCAAGCCGTGATCCCCATGGTCATCGAGCAGACAGGGCGCGGTGAGCGTGCCTACGACATTTATTCCCTCTTGCTCAAGGAGCGCATCGTCTTCCTGGGTACGCCGATCAACGATCAGGTAGCCAATCTCATCGTGGCCCAGTTGCTCTTCCTCAACCGGGAAGACCCCGAAGCGCCGATTCAGATGTACATCAACTCACCGGGCGGGCAGATTTACGCCGGGCTGGCCATCTATGACACGATGCAGATGATCACCAACCCCATCAGCACCGTGGCCGTGGGCGTGACTGCCTCGTTCGGCACGGTGCTGCTGGCCGCCGGCACCAAAGGCCAGCGCTATGCCCTGCCCAACGCCACCATCCACATGCACCAGCCCCTGGGCGGCGCGCAAGGCCAGGCCACGGACATCGAGATCCAGGCCAAGGAGATCCTGCGGCTCAAAGAACGGCTGAACGAGATTTTATCGCACCACACCGAGCAGCCGCTGGATGTCATTGAGCGCGATACCGAGCGCGACTTCTACATGAGCGCCGAGGAAGCGACCAAGTATGGCCTGGTGGACAAGGTCCTCGAGCCGCCCAAGAAGTCCCAATAA